TTCCCGTTCCGACCAGTCCTTCAACTGGACGAAGGCGATCCCGTTGTTCTGGCCCCGGCCCGCGAAGCTGAAGCCGACCACGCCGAACATGGAATTCACGTTGGGATCGTTTTCAAGATAGTGGTTCTCGACCTGTTTCACGACATCCAGCGTGCGTTCCGCCGTGGCCCCGGTGGGGGCCTGGATCAGCGTGAACAGGATGCCCTGATCCTCGTCCGGCAGAAAGCCCGTCGGCGTCTTGACGAACAGCCACCCCATCGCGACCGCCATCATGATATAGATCAGCCCGATCCGGAGCGGGCGCCGCACGATATAGCCGACAGACGCGCCATAGCCGCCGGTCAGTTTCTCGAACGCGATGTTGAACCAGCCGAATGGCCCCCGATGGGTGTGCACGGCATCCTTGCCGCGCAAGAGCGTGGCACAAAGCGCCGGCGTCAGCGTCAGCGCCACCAGCACCGACAACGCCATGGCCGAAACGATGGTCACCGAAAACTGCTGATAGATGACCCCGGTGGAGCCGCCGAAAAACGCCATCGGCACGAACACAGCCGACAGAACCAGCGCGATACCGATCAGCGCCCCGGTGATCTGGCCCATGGATTTCCGCGTCGCCTCGCGCGGGGAAAGCCCCTCATCCTCCATGATGCGCTCGACGTTCTCCACCACGACGATGGCGTCATCCACCAGCAGACCGATGGCCAGCACCATCGCCAGCATGGTCAGCGTGTTGATGGAGAAGCCAAAGGCCGCCATCACCCCGAAGGTACCCAAGAGAACGATCGGAACCGCGAGCGTCGGGATCAGCGTCGCGCGGATGTTCTGCAGGAACAGCAGCATGACAAGGAAGACCAGCAAGATCGCCTCGAACAGGGTCTTGATGACCTCCTTGATCGAGATCTCGACGAAAGGCGTGGTGTCATAGGGAATGACGTAGTCGACGCCTTCGGGGAAGAACTGCGCGGCTTCCTCCAAACGCTCTTTCACGAGGTTTGCCGTATCAAGCGCATTTGCGCCCGGTGCCAGGCGGATCGCCATACCGGCCGCGGGTTGGCGGTTGAACCGGGCAATCGTGCCATAGCTTTCCGCCCCGATCTCGACCCGAGCGACGTCCTTCAGCAGAACCAGCCCGCCATCGGTTTCGGCGCGCAGCACGATGCCCTCGAAATCCTCGGGCGTGGACAGCAGCGACTGCGCGGTGATCGTGGCGTTCAACTGCTGGCCTTCAGGCGCGGGCAGTGCGCCGAAAGACCCCGCCGAGATCTGGGCGTTTTCCGCCGAGACGGCAGAGACCACGTCAGAGGGCGTCAGTTCATAGGCCGCAAGTTTCGACGGGTCCAGCCAGATGCGCATGGCATATTGCGCGCCGAAGACCTGCACCTCGCCCACGCCCTCGATCCGTGAGAACGGGTCGACGAGGTTTGTTACCATGTAGTCGGACAAATCCACCTGTTCCAGCGCACCATCGGTGGAGATCAGACCGATCACCATCAGGAACCCGGCAGACGATTTGCGCACCGTCACCCCCTGCCGCTGCACTGTTTCCGGCAGCAGACTTGTGGCCTGTGACAGCTTGTTCTGCACCTGCACCTGCGCAATGTCGGGGTCGGTCCCGGTCTCGAAGGTCAGGGTGATCTCTGCCTGCCCCTGCGAGGTCGAGGAAGACGAGAAGTAGCGCAACCCGTCCAGCCCGGTCATCTGCTGTTCGACGACCTGCGTGACCGTGTTGGCGACGGTCTCAGCCGAGGCACCGGGATAGCTCGCCGACACCGTGACCGAGGGCGGCGCGATCTGCGGATATTGCGCGACCGGCAGGCTGAAGATCGACAACAGCCCCACCCCCATGATCAGGATCGCGATAACCCAGGCGAAGACCGGGCGGTCGATGAAGAAACGGGCCATGTCGGGCGCTCCTGCGGGTTCAGTTCTGCGGCTGGGGGTCTTGGCGTTCTTCGGGCGTCACGGTCGCCCCGGCGGCGATCTTCTGGAAACCCGCCACGACCACGCGGTCGCCATCGGCGACACCACCGGTGACGATCCAGACATTGCCGCGGTCGCGCTCCACGTCCAGCACGCGCGCTTCCACCTTGTTTTCCGCGGTGACCACCATCACGGTCGGACGGCCGCGCCGGTCACGGCTGACGGCCTCCTGCGGGACGAGAAAGGCGTTTTCGACCATGCCGGTGGGCAGGTCCACCTGAACATACATGCCCGGCAAGAGCAGCGTGTCGGGGTTGGGAAATTCCATCCGCAGGACCACAACGCCGGTCTGTTCATCGACATGGGGTTCGGCCGCAGTCAGCGTGCCGGTCATGTCATACCCGCCGCCGTCGGGCAGGCGCAGGGTCACCGTCGGGTCGACCCGTTCCAGATCGGTCGCCAGATGCCCGCGCCGCCAGCGCACGATCTCTGCCGCCGACATGGTGACATCCACATAAACCGGATCAAGCGTCCGGATCACCGCCAGCGGATCGGACTGCCCCGCCGTCACCAGCGCCCCGGCCGAGGTCAGAGAGCGGCCGACCGTCCCAGACAGCGGCGCCTTGATCGTTGTGCGTTCATTGTCGATCTGCGCGGCCAGAAGCTGTGCCTCGGCCACCTTCAGCGCCGCCGCGGCACTGTCGCGTGCGGCAACGGCATCGTCCACGTTCTGCTCGCTGGTAACATTGCGCTGCAGCAGTTCCTGCAGGCGCCGCGCCTCTTTCTCAGCCGCCTTCAGCGCGGCCTCGGCCTGCGTCACGGCGGCCTCGGCCGCAGCGACCTGCGC
The genomic region above belongs to Rhodovulum sp. P5 and contains:
- a CDS encoding efflux RND transporter periplasmic adaptor subunit; this translates as MRLALRRLLPLFCAASLAFAPVAQAQAPGGQGGRPPTAVTVVTLQAQDVTLTSTLPGRVVASGVAEVRPQVAGIITERLFKEGAVVELGEPLYRIDAASYEAQVAAAEAAVTQAEAALKAAEKEARRLQELLQRNVTSEQNVDDAVAARDSAAAALKVAEAQLLAAQIDNERTTIKAPLSGTVGRSLTSAGALVTAGQSDPLAVIRTLDPVYVDVTMSAAEIVRWRRGHLATDLERVDPTVTLRLPDGGGYDMTGTLTAAEPHVDEQTGVVVLRMEFPNPDTLLLPGMYVQVDLPTGMVENAFLVPQEAVSRDRRGRPTVMVVTAENKVEARVLDVERDRGNVWIVTGGVADGDRVVVAGFQKIAAGATVTPEERQDPQPQN
- a CDS encoding efflux RND transporter permease subunit, which codes for MARFFIDRPVFAWVIAILIMGVGLLSIFSLPVAQYPQIAPPSVTVSASYPGASAETVANTVTQVVEQQMTGLDGLRYFSSSSTSQGQAEITLTFETGTDPDIAQVQVQNKLSQATSLLPETVQRQGVTVRKSSAGFLMVIGLISTDGALEQVDLSDYMVTNLVDPFSRIEGVGEVQVFGAQYAMRIWLDPSKLAAYELTPSDVVSAVSAENAQISAGSFGALPAPEGQQLNATITAQSLLSTPEDFEGIVLRAETDGGLVLLKDVARVEIGAESYGTIARFNRQPAAGMAIRLAPGANALDTANLVKERLEEAAQFFPEGVDYVIPYDTTPFVEISIKEVIKTLFEAILLVFLVMLLFLQNIRATLIPTLAVPIVLLGTFGVMAAFGFSINTLTMLAMVLAIGLLVDDAIVVVENVERIMEDEGLSPREATRKSMGQITGALIGIALVLSAVFVPMAFFGGSTGVIYQQFSVTIVSAMALSVLVALTLTPALCATLLRGKDAVHTHRGPFGWFNIAFEKLTGGYGASVGYIVRRPLRIGLIYIMMAVAMGWLFVKTPTGFLPDEDQGILFTLIQAPTGATAERTLDVVKQVENHYLENDPNVNSMFGVVGFSFAGRGQNNGIAFVQLKDWSERERPDQSVQAIAGRAFGAFSQIRDARVFPIVPPSVIELGNVSGFDFYLEARNGQTHEELLAARNQLLGMASQSEKIASIRPNGQEDAAQFNLDVDWRAAGAMGLSASDVGNLLSIAWAGRYVNDFVDRGRIKRVYVQGEPEARATPEDIELWRVRNASGGLVPFSNFTTASWEFGPQGLNRYNGVPAMQLQGSPATGVSTGEAMAEIERLAGQLPPGYAVSWTGLSLEERESGSQAPLLYALSLAAVFLCLAALYESWAIPFAVMLAMPIGVLGALVGAWLGQFENGVFFQVAILTVIGLTGKNAILIVEFARDRQEKEGEGLYTAIKEAARQRFRPIIMTSMAFSLGVLPLVLSSGAGSGGRNAIGSGVLGGTLSATILGILFVPLFYTTIRRATGRTGGEDA